The Bombus fervidus isolate BK054 chromosome 1, iyBomFerv1, whole genome shotgun sequence genome includes a window with the following:
- the Alka gene encoding glycine receptor subunit alpha alkaliphile isoform X10 yields the protein MKNTILTVLFYSYLKLFAEVRSSASFLTDDVKNSTLKSRIVLPEYYVKEIAALNHKFSSVTLYRNKTVKYSARMHAIIACQMEFQLYPMDIQICPIYIESFSYHKQKLRLRWGLGAVTVNPELKLLQYDIGKPVVAEETVDYMLEKSGNFSRLVVFFRFERQIGHHLIQTFAPSTLVVMLSWFSFWLGLDAIPGRVALLVTSMLTLVTMFTGLKSDIPPVAYVKALDVWMAGCMMFVFAALGEFVVVKVLDLQYQLEYDLQSSMSRHYSTRIVAMEKGQSFWDYDSTYIPKARNKRAGSKHLLQNAWLDTEYPMIRVCKTRSQKFDNYSRIGFPVLFMLFVILYWPILLLKKAT from the exons ATGAAGAACACGATCCTAACAGtacttttttattcatatctGAAACTTTTCGCGGAAGTGCGTTCTAGTGCGAG CTTCTTGACCGATGACGTGAAAAACTCCACATTAAAGTCGAGGATAGTTCTACCGGAGTATTACGTGAAAG aaaTTGCGGCGTTAAATCACAAATTCTCATCTGTTACGTTGTACAGAAACAAAACGGTCAAGTATTCAGCACGGATGCATGCCATCATCGCCTGCCAAATGGAATTTCAACTCTACCCAATGGACATTCAAATATGCCCTATCTACATAGAAAGTT TTTCCTATCACAAACAGAAGTTACGCTTAAGATGGGGATTGGGCGCAGTCACGGTGAACCCAGAACTGAAGCTTTTACAATATGATATCGGGAAGCCGGTGGTTGCTGAAGAAACTGTTGATTATATGCTCGAAAAAAGTG gAAATTTTTCACGACTGGTAGTGTTCTTCCGATTCGAGAGGCAAATTGGTCATCATCTGATACAAACTTTCGCACCATCCACGTTGGTTGTGATGTTATCTTGGTTTAGCTTCTGGTTGGGCTTAGATGCGATCCCTGGTCGTGTGGCTCTTTTAGTAACCAGTATGCTGACCTTGGTTACTATGTTTACTGGTCTGAAAAGCGATATTCCGCCAGTTGCTTACGTGAAA GCACTAGATGTTTGGATGGCAGGCTGCATGATGTTTGTATTTGCTGCTCTCGGTGAATTCGTTGTTGTAAAAGTACTCGACTTACAGTACCAGTTGGAATATGATCTACAATCGTCAATGTCCCGACATTACTCAACA CGTATAGTTGCCATGGAAAAGGGTCAAAGTTTTTGGGATTATGACTCAACATATATACCAAAAGCAAGAAATAAAAGAGCTGGTAGCAAACATCTTCTACAAAATGCGTGGCTAGATACTGAATATCCAATGATACGTGTATGCAAAACACGGTCACAAAAATTTGACAATTACAGCAGAATAGGTTTTCCTGTACTATTTATGCTGTTCGTCATTTTGTATTGGCCGATACTCTTACTTAAGAAggcaacgtaa
- the Alka gene encoding glycine receptor subunit alpha alkaliphile isoform X3: MQLQKSGVVEMKCRPESKYVSLKDMEIRPPSKQGFPVVVDFNIFVADINSINVEDMDFRCHRNNRITSNRVDMFVRQSWIESRLDMPDEIFEEGDDYVTLPPEFFDSLWQPDLYFLNAKVSEIAALNHKFSSVTLYRNKTVKYSARMHAIIACQMEFQLYPMDIQICPIYIESFSYHKQKLRLRWGLGAVTVNPELKLLQYDIGKPVVAEETVDYMLEKSGNFSRLVVFFRFERQIGHHLIQTFAPSTLVVMLSWFSFWLGLDAIPGRVALLVTSMLTLVTMFTGLKSDIPPVAYVKALDVWMAGCMMFVFAALGEFVVVKVLDLQYQLEYDLQSSMSRHYSTRIVAMEKGQSFWDYDSTYIPKARNKRAGSKHLLQNAWLDTEYPMIRVCKTRSQKFDNYSRIGFPVLFMLFVILYWPILLLKKAT, from the exons ATGCAATTACAAAAATCTGGTGTCGTGGAAATGAAATGCAGACCTGAATCAAAGTACGTTTCATTGAAAGACATGG AGATCAGGCCTCCATCGAAGCAAGGTTTTCCAGTGGTAGTGGACTTCAATATCTTTGTAGCTGATATCAATTCAATAAATGTAGAGGATATGGATTTCCG TTGCCACAGAAATAACAGAATTACATCAAATAGGGTAGACATGTTcgttcgtcagagttggatcGAATCTCGACTTGATATGCCGGACGAGATTTTCGAGGAGGGCGACGATTACGTGACACTGCCTCCTGAATTCTTCGACAGTTTATGGCAGCCAGATCTTTACTTCTTAAACGCGAAAGTCTCTG aaaTTGCGGCGTTAAATCACAAATTCTCATCTGTTACGTTGTACAGAAACAAAACGGTCAAGTATTCAGCACGGATGCATGCCATCATCGCCTGCCAAATGGAATTTCAACTCTACCCAATGGACATTCAAATATGCCCTATCTACATAGAAAGTT TTTCCTATCACAAACAGAAGTTACGCTTAAGATGGGGATTGGGCGCAGTCACGGTGAACCCAGAACTGAAGCTTTTACAATATGATATCGGGAAGCCGGTGGTTGCTGAAGAAACTGTTGATTATATGCTCGAAAAAAGTG gAAATTTTTCACGACTGGTAGTGTTCTTCCGATTCGAGAGGCAAATTGGTCATCATCTGATACAAACTTTCGCACCATCCACGTTGGTTGTGATGTTATCTTGGTTTAGCTTCTGGTTGGGCTTAGATGCGATCCCTGGTCGTGTGGCTCTTTTAGTAACCAGTATGCTGACCTTGGTTACTATGTTTACTGGTCTGAAAAGCGATATTCCGCCAGTTGCTTACGTGAAA GCACTAGATGTTTGGATGGCAGGCTGCATGATGTTTGTATTTGCTGCTCTCGGTGAATTCGTTGTTGTAAAAGTACTCGACTTACAGTACCAGTTGGAATATGATCTACAATCGTCAATGTCCCGACATTACTCAACA CGTATAGTTGCCATGGAAAAGGGTCAAAGTTTTTGGGATTATGACTCAACATATATACCAAAAGCAAGAAATAAAAGAGCTGGTAGCAAACATCTTCTACAAAATGCGTGGCTAGATACTGAATATCCAATGATACGTGTATGCAAAACACGGTCACAAAAATTTGACAATTACAGCAGAATAGGTTTTCCTGTACTATTTATGCTGTTCGTCATTTTGTATTGGCCGATACTCTTACTTAAGAAggcaacgtaa